From Juglans regia cultivar Chandler chromosome 6, Walnut 2.0, whole genome shotgun sequence, the proteins below share one genomic window:
- the LOC109007139 gene encoding pollen receptor-like kinase 1, producing the protein MAARKDTPSLHATFYMFLHVIFVVSSSEASESETLLKFKASLQPNNALISWNGSTIPCSEHNVNWVGVYCGKGKVKGLRLENMGLNGFIDVDLLALLSNLRTISFMKNNFDGPLPDLKKLSALRSVYLSNNNFSGEIPYDAFSGMLRLKRVHLAHNQFAGSIPTSLITLPKLLELRLEDNHFDGQIPDFQQESLNYFNVSGNELEGPIPNSLSGMDSSSFSGNLELCGKPMGNCDEGSIPSILVIVILATMATVGIGIVVFINHKRQPALLTKAPVQPSNLQKKSGIKESNESGKDSTNRSGNTKKVEGVKLTFVREDREKFDMQELLKASAEILGSGSFGSSYKAALHNGQVMVVKRFKQMNNLGKEEFKEHMSKLGRLRHPNLLPLVAYYYRKEEKLLAFDFVQKASLAVHLHVHEALGQPSLDWPTRLKIVKGIAKSLQYMYNELPNLIAPHGHLKSSNVLLNESFDPLLTDYGLIPLINQEDARDIMVVYKSPEYLQQGRITKKTDVWSFGLLILEILTGKFPANILQQGKGKEEDLSVTWVNSVVPEEWTNEVFDKEMGATRNSEGEMHKLLKIGLACCERNVEKRWDLNEVVEKIEELVEREDTEEEIFYTSYASNEAGSTRELSADFQLSMHDE; encoded by the exons ATGGCGGCACGTAAGGATACGCCGTCGCTGCATGCTACTTTTTACATGTTTTTGCATGTCATATTTGTGGTATCTTCTTCTGAGGCATCAGAATCAGAAACCCTCCTAAAGTTCAAGGCCTCCCTTCAACCCAATAACGCATTAATCAGCTGGAATGGCTCAACGATACCATGTTCTGAACATAATGTAAATTGGGTTGGTGTTTATTGTGGGAAAGGAAAAGTTAAGGGTTTACGACTCGAGAATATGGGACTAAATGGTTTCATTGATGTGGACTTGCTCGCGTTACTGTCGAATTTGAGAACTATAAGCTTTATGAAGAACAACTTTGATGGTCCATTGCCAGATTTAAAGAAACTCAGTGCCTTAAGGTCTGTGTATTTATCAAACAACAATTTTTCTGGGGAGATTCCTTATGATGCTTTTTCGGGTATGTTGCGGTTGAAGAGAGTGCATTTGGCGCATAACCAGTTTGCTGGTAGCATTCCTACATCATTGATAACTTTGCCGAAGCTTTTGGAGTTAAGGCTTGAGGATAACCATTTTGATGGTCAGATACCAGATTTTCAACAGGAGtcattgaattattttaatgtaTCGGGCAATGAATTGGAGGGTCCAATTCCAAATAGCCTTAGTGGGATGGATTCAAGCTCCTTCTCTG GAAATTTAGAGCTATGTGGAAAGCCTATGGGTAATTGTGACGAAGGCTCAATTCCAAGTATCCTAGTGATTGTTATACTTGCAACGATGGCAACAGTCGGCATAGGTATAGTGGTCTTCATCAACCACAAGAGGCAACCAGCTTTATTGACAAAGGCTCCAGTACAGCCATCAAACTTGCAAAAGAAATCAGGCATAAAGGAATCGAACGAATCAGGGAAAGACTCAACAAACCGCAGTGGAAATACCAAGAAGGTTGAGGGTGTGAAGCTGACCTTTGTCAGGGAAGATAGGGAGAAGTTTGATATGCAGGAATTGCTTAAAGCCTCAGCTGAGATATTGGGCAGTGGATCCTTTGGGTCTTCTTACAAGGCTGCCTTGCACAATGGACAGGTGATGGTTGTGAAGCGGTTCAAACAAATGAATAATTTGGGGAAAGAGGAGTTTAAAGAGCATATGAGCAAGCTAGGGAGGTTGAGACACCCGAATCTGCTTCCTCTGGTGGCTTACTACTATAGGAAGGAAGAGAAGCTCTTGGCATTTGACTTTGTGCAGAAGGCCAGCTTGGCCGTTCATCTACATG TTCATGAAGCTCTAGGTCAGCCAAGCCTTGATTGGCCAACCCGGTTAAAGATTGTCAAAGGCATAGCCAAGAGCCTTCAATATATGTACAATGAGCTGCCTAACCTAATTGCCCCACACGGCCACCTCAAGTCCTCGAATGTTCTTCTCAATGAATCCTTTGATCCCCTTCTCACTGACTATGGTTTGATCCCCCTGATCAACCAAGAGGATGCCCGAGACATCATGGTCGTTTACAAGTCCCCGGAGTACTTGCAACAAGGTAGGATAACAAAGAAGACTGATGTATGGAGTTTTGGATTACTGATACTAGAGATTTTAACCGGAAAATTCCCAGCAAACATTCTACAGCAAGGCAAGGGAAAAGAAGAGGATTTGTCAGTCACTTGGGTGAATTCGGTTGTTCCGGAAGAATGGACGAACGAGGTGTTTGACAAGGAGATGGGTGCAACTAGGAATAGTGAGGGGGAGATGCACAAGCTTTTGAAGATTGGGTTGGCTTGTTGTGAAAGAAATGTGGAGAAGAGATGGGATTTGAATGAGGTTGTTGAGAAGATTGAAGAGTTAGTAGAGAGGGAAGATACGGAGGAAGAAATATTCTATACTTCGTATGCTAGTAATGAGGCAGGATCTACAAGAGAACTTTCTGCTGACTTTCAATTGTCAATGCATGATGAATGA